The Zonotrichia albicollis isolate bZonAlb1 chromosome 6, bZonAlb1.hap1, whole genome shotgun sequence genome window below encodes:
- the PATL1 gene encoding protein PAT1 homolog 1 isoform X1, translated as MFRYPSLEDCPLDEDEDAFQALGEEDEDIDQFNDDTFGAGAVDDDWQEAHERLAELEDKAGSSRERDGPVGNDGDVLGDPEDALAERLTRLVIDSELEDPAIMQAVHTRDPPQQPGGLNSSIWDSSAMLRRIRGPLLAQEMPSVSVLDYALPQRPPQARDEERDPSERALPRRSSSPIIGSPPVRAIPIGTPPKQAAIPNFNQQILCPKPVHIRATMQQRYPAPYGERMSPNQLCNVPNSSLLGHPFPHSVSPVLTHLQRAQLLGGAQAGRMSPSQFARVSGLVGSPLPSVNPKLLQGRVGQMMSPAGGFRAFFGAPPAPPPSQLPHPPGPGSHLQNLRPQPQMFRPDTTHLHPQHRRLLHQRQQQNRNQHRSLNGSGGDRGGHRSSHQEQIRKDPYANLMLQREKDWVSKIQMMQLQSTDPYLDDYYYQNYFQKLEKLAAAEEVHGDGPKKERTKLITPQVAKLEHTYKPVQFEGSLGKLTVSSVNNPRKMIDAVVTSRSEDDETKEKQVRDKRRQTLVTIEKTYSLLLDVEDYERRYLLSLEGERPALMEERKQKICDMYDNLRGKAPGQDRPSDDHFMQIMCIRKGKRLVARILPFLAPEQAADVLMATARNLPFLIKKDAQDEVLPCLLRPFSHVLYHLPLGTVTSLVQQLTNLPQSAAAPTNLHLTAVLQNKFGLSLLYLVLSRGEELQSSDTNTELMQDNQWTELMLMATRELLRIPQGALAKPVSIPSNLISLFSRYVDQQKLNLLETKLHLVQGIR; from the exons ATGTTCCGGTACCCG TCCCTGGAGGACTGCCCGCTGGACGAGGATGAAGATGCCTTCCAGGCTCTgggggaggaggatgaagacATCGACCAGTTCAACGATGACACCTTTGGGGCCGGCGCCGTCG ATGATGACTGGCAGGAGGCCCACGAGCGGCTGGCGGAGCTGGAGGACAAGGCCGGCTCGAGCCGGGAGCGGGACGGTCCCGTTGGCAACGACGGGGACGTCCTGGGTGACCCCGAGGACGCGCTGGCTGAGCGGCTGACGCGCCTCGTCATCGACAGCGAACTGGAGGACCCGGCCATCATGCAGGCCGTGCACACCAGGGATCCCCCGCAG cagcctggagggCTCAATTCCAGCATCTGGGACAGCTCGGCCATGCTGCGGCGCATCCGGGGGCCACTCCTCGCTCAG GAGATGCCCTCGGTGTCCGTGCTGGATTATGCCCTGCCCCAGCGGCCTCCGCAGGCTCGGGATGAGGAGCGGGATCCCTCGGAGCGGGCGCTGCCCCGGCGCTCCTCCTCCCCCATCATCGGGAGCCCCCCTGTCCGGGCCATTCCCATCGGGACCCCCCCCAAACAGGCTGCCATCCCCAACTTCAACCAGCAG ATCCTGTGTCCCAAGCCTGTCCATATCCGAGCTACCATGCAGCAGCGTTATCCCGCTCCCTATGGAGAGAGGATGTCCCCCAACCAGCTCTGCAATGTTCCG AATTCCTCCCTCCTGGGCCACCCGTTCCCCCACAGCGTCTCTCCCGTCCTCACACACCTGCAGAGAGCCCAGCTGCTTGGAGGAGCCCAG gCCGGCCGAATGTCCCCCAGCCAGTTTGCCCGCGTGTCCGGGCTGGTGGGGAGCCCGCTGCCCTCGGTGAACCccaagctgctgcagggcagagttGGGCAGATGATGTCCCCGGCCGGAGGGTTCCGTGCCTTTTTCGGGgctccccccgccccgccgccctcGCAGCTGCCGCACCCTCCGGGCCCCGGATCCCACCTGCAGAACCTGAG GCCTCAGCCCCAGATGTTCCGGCCGGACACGACCCACCTGCACCCGCAGCACCGGCGGCTCCTGCaccagcggcagcagcagaaccgCAA ccagcACCGGAGCCTCAACGGCTCCGGGGGGGACCGAGGGGGCCACCGGAGCAGCCATCAGGAGCAGATCCGTAAGGATCCCTACGCCAACCTCATGCTGCAGCGGGAGAAGGACTGGGTGTCCAAGATCCAGATGatgcagctgcagagcactgATCCCTACCTGGATGATTATTATTATCAG aATTACTTCCAGAAGCTGGAGAAGTTGGCAGCAGCCGAGGAAGTGCATGGTGACGGCCCCAAGAAGGAGCGCACTAAACTCATCACCCCTCAGGTGGCCAAGCTGGAGCACACCTACAAGCCAG tgcAGTTTGAGGGCTCGCTGGGAAAGCTCACCGTCTCCAGTGTCAACAACCCTCGGAAGATGATCGACGCTGTGGTGACGTCCCGCAGCGAGGATGAT GAGACAAAGGAGAAGCAGGTTCGGGATAAGAGGCGACAGACGCTCGTCACCATTGAGAAG ACGTACAGCCTCCTCCTGGACGTGGAGGACTACGAGCGCCGCTACCTCCTGAGCCTGGAAGGGGAGCGGCCAGCCCTGATGGAGGAGAGGAAGCAGAAGATCTGTGACATGTATGACAATCTGAGGGGGAAGGCACCAGGGCAGGACAG gccaAGTGATGACCACTTCATGCAGATCATGTGCATCCGGAAAGGAAAGCGCCTGGTGGCCCGGATCCTGCCCTTCCTGGCTCCAGAGCAAGCGGCCGACGTGCTCATGGCCACAGCCAGGAACCTGCCCTTCCTCATCAAGAAGGATGCTCAGGATGAG GTGCTTCCCTGCCTCTTGAGGCCCTTTTCCCATGTCCTCTACCACCTTCCCTTGGGAACAGTCACCAGCCTTGTGCAGCAGCTCACCAACCTACCTCAGAGCGCCGCCGCTCCCACCAACCTGCACCTCACTGCTGTGCTCCAAAACAAG ttTGGTCTGTCCCTGCTGTACCTGGTCCTGAGCCGAGGGGAGGAATTGCAGAGCTCAGACACAAACACAGAGCTGATGCAGGACAACCAATG GACGGAGCTGATGCTGATGGCGACCCGGGAGCTGCTGCGGATCCCTCAGGGAGCCTTGGCAAAGCCCGTGTCGATCCCCTCCAACCTGATCTCCCTCTTCTCCCGCTACGTTGACCAGCAGAAGCTGAACCTGCTGGAGACGAAATTGCA CTTAGTGCAGGGGATCCGGTAG
- the OSBP gene encoding oxysterol-binding protein 1, which yields MAELRAAGAGPGPAAPPGPAALPAAPSAPPALPSPAASVGAAPAPTAAPAAPTASAGGGAGAGGGGAGPGSAREGWLFKWTNYIKGYQRRWFVLSNGLLSYYRSKAEMGHTCRGTINLATANISVEDSCNFIISNGGAQTYHLKASSEVERQRWVTALELAKAKAVKMLEESDDSGDESVSQTDKTELQNTLKILSSKVEDLSTCNDLIAKHGTALQRSLSELEALRLPPESTDKIKQVNERATLFRITSNAMINACRDFMLLAQTHGKKWQKSLQQERDQRIRLEETLEQLAKQHNHLERAFRGATVLPASTPGTAGSGKDLCCPAKGDLSDEDDDNNEFFDAPEIFPMPDVMGHKRTGSNISGTSSDISLDEQYKHQVEDTKKEKRTRIPYKPNYSLNLWSIMKNCIGKELSKIPMPVNFNEPLSMLQRLTEDLEYHELLDRAARCESSLEQLCYVAAFTVSSYSTTVFRTSKPFNPLLGETFELDRLEENGYRSLCEQVSHHPPAAAHHADSKNGWTLRQEIKITSKFRGKYLSIMPLGTIHCVFHSSGNHYTWKKVTTTVHNIIVGKLWIDQSGEIEIVNHKTGDKCILKFVPYSYFSRDVARKVTGEVMDPSGKVHFALLGTWDEKMDCYKVQLGAGENVAEARPRAHEAEDSRVLLWKRNPLPKYAENMYYFSELALTLNAPESGTAPTDSRWRPDQRLMENGRWDEANAEKQRLEEKQRLSRKRREAEAARATEDGTPYDPYKPLWFERKKDPVTQELAHVYKGGYWESKEKQDWSLCPDIF from the exons atgGCGGAGCTGCgtgcggcgggcgcggggcccggcccggccgcgccccCCGGGCCCGCGGCGCTGCCCGCGGCCCCCAGCGCGCCCCCGGCCCTGCCCTCACCGGCGGCGAGCGTCGGGGCGGCGCCCGCACCGacggcggcgccggcggcacCGACAGCGTCGGCGGGCGGCGGAGCcggcgcgggcggcggcggggccggtcCCGGCTCGGCCCGCGAGGGTTGGCTCTTCAAATGGACCAACTACATCAAGGGATACCAGCGCCGCTGGTTCGTGCTCAGCAATGGGCTGCTCAGCTACTACCG ATCCAAGGCGGAGATGGGCCACACGTGCCGCGGCACCATCAACCTGGCCACGGCCAACATCAGCGTGGAGGATTCCTGCAATTTCATCATCTCCAACGGCGGAGCCCAGACCTACCACCTCAAGGCCAGCTCCGAGGTGGAGCGGCAGCGCTGGGTCACCGCCCTCGAGCTCGCCAAGGCCAAGGCTGTCAAGATGCTGGAGGAGTCAG ATGACTCCGGTGACGAGTCGGTGTCGCAGACGGACAAGACGGAGCTGCAGAACACCCTGAAGATTTTATCCAGCAAGGTGGAGGACCTGAGCACCTGCAACGACCTGATCGCCAAGCACGGCACGGCCCTGCAGCGCTCCCTCAGCGAGCTCGAGGCCCTGCGGCTCCCCCCGGAGAGCACGGACAAGATCAAGCAGGTCAATGAGCGGGCCACGCTCTTCCGCATCACCTCCAACGCCATGATCAAC GCCTGCCGGGATTTCATGCTCCTGGCACAAACGCATGGGAAGAAGTGGCAGAAGTCGCTGCAGCAGGAGCGGGACCAGCGGATCCGGCTGGAGGAGACGCTGGAGCAGCTGGCCAAGCAGCACAACCACCTGGAAAGGGCTTTCCGGGGGGCCACGGTGCTCCCCGCCAGCACGCCCGGCACTGCAGGCTCTGGCAAAG ATCTGTGCTGCCCTGCCAAAGGCGACCTGAGTGACGAGGACGACGACAACAACGAGTTCTTTGACGCCCCGGAGATCTTCCCCATGCCCGATGTCATGGGCCACAA GAGAACTGGGAGCAACATCAGCGGCACCAGCAGTGACATCAGCCTGGATGAGCAG TACAAGCACCAGGTTGAGGACAccaagaaggaaaagaggaCCCGCATTCCCTACAAACCCAACTACAGCCTCAACCTCTGGAGCATCATGAAGAACTGCATCGGGAAGGAGCTGTCCAAGATTCCCATGCCT GTGAATTTCAACGAGCCGCTGTCCATGCTGCAGCGGCTGACGGAGGACCTGGAGTACCACGAGCTGCTGGATCGGGCGGCGCGGTGCGAgagctccctggagcagctgtgctATGTGGCCGCTTTCACCGTCTCCTCCTACTCCACCACCGTCTTCCGCACCAGCAAACCCTTCAACCCGCTCCTGGGGGAGACCTTCGAGCTGGATCGCCTGGAGGAGAACGGATACCGCTCCCTCTGCGAGCAG GTGAGCCACCACCCGCCGGCCGCCGCCCACCACGCCGACTCCAAGAACGGCTGGACGCTGCGCCAGGAGATCAAAATCACCAGCAAATTCCGAGGGAAATACCTCTCCATCATGCCTCTGG GCACCATCCACTGCGTCTTCCACTCCTCCGGCAACCACTACACGTGGAAAAAAGTGACGACCACCGTGCACAACATCATCGTGGGGAAGCTCTGGATAGACCAG TCAGGTGAGATCGAGATCGTCAACCACAAGACAGGGGACAAGTGCATCCTCAAGTTTGTCCCTTACAGCTACTTCTCCCGGGATGTGGCGAGGAAG GTGACCGGGGAGGTGATGGACCCCTCGGGAAAGGTGCATTTTGCCCTGCTGGGCACGTGGGACGAGAAGATGGATTGCTACAAGgtccagctgggagcaggggagaACGTAGCCGAGGCGCGGCCACGAGCCCACGAGGCTGAGGACAGCCGGGTGCTGCTGTGGAAGCGGAACCCGCTGCC GAAGTACGCAGAGAACATGTACTACTTCTCGGAGCTGGCGCTGACCCTGAATGCACCAGAGAGCGGCACAGCCCCCACGGACAGCCGGTGGCGCCCGGACCAGCGGCTCATGGAGAACGGCCGGTGGGACGAGGCCAACGCCGAGAAGCAGCGGCTGGAGGAGAAGCAGCGGCTCTCCCGCAAGCGCCGcgaggccgaggccgcccgcgCCACTGAGGACG ggaCACCCTACGATCCCTACAAACCGCTGTGGTTCGAGCGCAAGAAGGACCCGGTGACGCAGGAGCTGGCACACGTCTACAAGGGGGGCTACTGGGAGAGCAAGGAGAAGCAGGACTGGAGCTTGTGCCCGGATATTTTCTGA
- the PATL1 gene encoding protein PAT1 homolog 1 isoform X2 translates to MFRYPSLEDCPLDEDEDAFQALGEEDEDIDQFNDDTFGAGAVDDDWQEAHERLAELEDKAGSSRERDGPVGNDGDVLGDPEDALAERLTRLVIDSELEDPAIMQAVHTRDPPQPGGLNSSIWDSSAMLRRIRGPLLAQEMPSVSVLDYALPQRPPQARDEERDPSERALPRRSSSPIIGSPPVRAIPIGTPPKQAAIPNFNQQILCPKPVHIRATMQQRYPAPYGERMSPNQLCNVPNSSLLGHPFPHSVSPVLTHLQRAQLLGGAQAGRMSPSQFARVSGLVGSPLPSVNPKLLQGRVGQMMSPAGGFRAFFGAPPAPPPSQLPHPPGPGSHLQNLRPQPQMFRPDTTHLHPQHRRLLHQRQQQNRNQHRSLNGSGGDRGGHRSSHQEQIRKDPYANLMLQREKDWVSKIQMMQLQSTDPYLDDYYYQNYFQKLEKLAAAEEVHGDGPKKERTKLITPQVAKLEHTYKPVQFEGSLGKLTVSSVNNPRKMIDAVVTSRSEDDETKEKQVRDKRRQTLVTIEKTYSLLLDVEDYERRYLLSLEGERPALMEERKQKICDMYDNLRGKAPGQDRPSDDHFMQIMCIRKGKRLVARILPFLAPEQAADVLMATARNLPFLIKKDAQDEVLPCLLRPFSHVLYHLPLGTVTSLVQQLTNLPQSAAAPTNLHLTAVLQNKFGLSLLYLVLSRGEELQSSDTNTELMQDNQWTELMLMATRELLRIPQGALAKPVSIPSNLISLFSRYVDQQKLNLLETKLHLVQGIR, encoded by the exons ATGTTCCGGTACCCG TCCCTGGAGGACTGCCCGCTGGACGAGGATGAAGATGCCTTCCAGGCTCTgggggaggaggatgaagacATCGACCAGTTCAACGATGACACCTTTGGGGCCGGCGCCGTCG ATGATGACTGGCAGGAGGCCCACGAGCGGCTGGCGGAGCTGGAGGACAAGGCCGGCTCGAGCCGGGAGCGGGACGGTCCCGTTGGCAACGACGGGGACGTCCTGGGTGACCCCGAGGACGCGCTGGCTGAGCGGCTGACGCGCCTCGTCATCGACAGCGAACTGGAGGACCCGGCCATCATGCAGGCCGTGCACACCAGGGATCCCCCGCAG cctggagggCTCAATTCCAGCATCTGGGACAGCTCGGCCATGCTGCGGCGCATCCGGGGGCCACTCCTCGCTCAG GAGATGCCCTCGGTGTCCGTGCTGGATTATGCCCTGCCCCAGCGGCCTCCGCAGGCTCGGGATGAGGAGCGGGATCCCTCGGAGCGGGCGCTGCCCCGGCGCTCCTCCTCCCCCATCATCGGGAGCCCCCCTGTCCGGGCCATTCCCATCGGGACCCCCCCCAAACAGGCTGCCATCCCCAACTTCAACCAGCAG ATCCTGTGTCCCAAGCCTGTCCATATCCGAGCTACCATGCAGCAGCGTTATCCCGCTCCCTATGGAGAGAGGATGTCCCCCAACCAGCTCTGCAATGTTCCG AATTCCTCCCTCCTGGGCCACCCGTTCCCCCACAGCGTCTCTCCCGTCCTCACACACCTGCAGAGAGCCCAGCTGCTTGGAGGAGCCCAG gCCGGCCGAATGTCCCCCAGCCAGTTTGCCCGCGTGTCCGGGCTGGTGGGGAGCCCGCTGCCCTCGGTGAACCccaagctgctgcagggcagagttGGGCAGATGATGTCCCCGGCCGGAGGGTTCCGTGCCTTTTTCGGGgctccccccgccccgccgccctcGCAGCTGCCGCACCCTCCGGGCCCCGGATCCCACCTGCAGAACCTGAG GCCTCAGCCCCAGATGTTCCGGCCGGACACGACCCACCTGCACCCGCAGCACCGGCGGCTCCTGCaccagcggcagcagcagaaccgCAA ccagcACCGGAGCCTCAACGGCTCCGGGGGGGACCGAGGGGGCCACCGGAGCAGCCATCAGGAGCAGATCCGTAAGGATCCCTACGCCAACCTCATGCTGCAGCGGGAGAAGGACTGGGTGTCCAAGATCCAGATGatgcagctgcagagcactgATCCCTACCTGGATGATTATTATTATCAG aATTACTTCCAGAAGCTGGAGAAGTTGGCAGCAGCCGAGGAAGTGCATGGTGACGGCCCCAAGAAGGAGCGCACTAAACTCATCACCCCTCAGGTGGCCAAGCTGGAGCACACCTACAAGCCAG tgcAGTTTGAGGGCTCGCTGGGAAAGCTCACCGTCTCCAGTGTCAACAACCCTCGGAAGATGATCGACGCTGTGGTGACGTCCCGCAGCGAGGATGAT GAGACAAAGGAGAAGCAGGTTCGGGATAAGAGGCGACAGACGCTCGTCACCATTGAGAAG ACGTACAGCCTCCTCCTGGACGTGGAGGACTACGAGCGCCGCTACCTCCTGAGCCTGGAAGGGGAGCGGCCAGCCCTGATGGAGGAGAGGAAGCAGAAGATCTGTGACATGTATGACAATCTGAGGGGGAAGGCACCAGGGCAGGACAG gccaAGTGATGACCACTTCATGCAGATCATGTGCATCCGGAAAGGAAAGCGCCTGGTGGCCCGGATCCTGCCCTTCCTGGCTCCAGAGCAAGCGGCCGACGTGCTCATGGCCACAGCCAGGAACCTGCCCTTCCTCATCAAGAAGGATGCTCAGGATGAG GTGCTTCCCTGCCTCTTGAGGCCCTTTTCCCATGTCCTCTACCACCTTCCCTTGGGAACAGTCACCAGCCTTGTGCAGCAGCTCACCAACCTACCTCAGAGCGCCGCCGCTCCCACCAACCTGCACCTCACTGCTGTGCTCCAAAACAAG ttTGGTCTGTCCCTGCTGTACCTGGTCCTGAGCCGAGGGGAGGAATTGCAGAGCTCAGACACAAACACAGAGCTGATGCAGGACAACCAATG GACGGAGCTGATGCTGATGGCGACCCGGGAGCTGCTGCGGATCCCTCAGGGAGCCTTGGCAAAGCCCGTGTCGATCCCCTCCAACCTGATCTCCCTCTTCTCCCGCTACGTTGACCAGCAGAAGCTGAACCTGCTGGAGACGAAATTGCA CTTAGTGCAGGGGATCCGGTAG